The genomic DNA TTTTAGGTGTGCAAAGGGTAATTCTGCTGTTTTTGATCGTTTTTTGTAGATTTTTTGCGCCCAGTCAGTTTCCATTTTCCGCTGCATTCTGATTTTGGAAGGGTTTCCATAGTCTTGAATTATTCTGTAATTGTCTTTTTGGCAGCA from Methanobrevibacter thaueri includes the following:
- a CDS encoding transposase, with the protein product CCQKDNYRIIQDYGNPSKIRMQRKMETDWAQKIYKKRSKTAELPFAHLKQNMKLHEFTTTGIKNTNTEFKLYTIGHNLKRIYNEINRKNN